The window AATTAATTCTTTTCATGATCTTTTCTGTTGGTTTTCAATTTTGTGTAAAAGTATCCAATTCGAAATTATTTCGCAAACTGTGATGCCAGGAAATATTTTGTTATTTTTGATGTTTATCAAATGGTCTCTGTTCGTTAACGAACAATACACGTTTTAAAATGGACACTTTCCGTTAAAAGGGATAATTTTATTGGCGATTAATTTTTGAAAATCAGTAATTTATAAAAATGGCACATTTTTAGCTCCCGAAATGCGTCAAAAATCTTAATTTATGATCCGATTCAAATCATTTTCAGTCATGCCGATTTTAAGATATTTTTTAACAGGAAGCCTGGTCATACTAATGGCTTTTCAGGCTGGTGCACAGAAAAAGTGGAACCTGGAAGATTGTATATTGTATGCATTAGACAACAATATCCAGATCAAACAAAGTGAGTTAACATCAGCCAGCAACAAGGCGGATTTGCTGCAAAAGAAACTGGATCTGCTTCCCACGCTGAACGGAAATGCTTCTTCGGGCTGGGGATGGGGAAGGTCACCAAACCCACAGACCAACATTTACACCATTGAAAACACAAATCAGCAGTTTTTCTCAGTCAGTTCGGGGATCACTTTATTCAATGGTTTGCAGAAATACAATGCAATTAAGAAGGCCCAGCTTGATTTGGAAGCCAGCCGTTATGATTCCGATAAAATGCGCGATGATATTGCTCTTATGATCGCAGGCGCGTATCTTCAAATCCTTTTCAGTAATGAATTGGTCAAGACAACTGCCGATCAGGTGGATATCACCAAGCAACAAATTGAGAGGACTCGCAAACTTGTAGATGCGGGAACGCTGGCCAGGGGTGATCTGCTGGATATCCAGTCGCAGGGAGCACGCGAGGAAGTCAATTTCATCAACGCTCAAAACCAGTTGAACCTTGCCTACCTTGATCTTTTACAAATACTCGATCTTCCGGCATCCGAGCCTTTTGAGATCGATGTACCGAATATACAGATCAGGGTGCAGCCGGAGTTGATGCAACCGGAACAGGTTTTCAAGTATGCCGTAATCAACCTTCCTGAAGTTAGGAGTGCTGAATACCGCTTACAGAGTGCCTCAAAATCACTTTCCATAACCAGAGGTTACAGAAGTCCGACTCTCAGCATGAATGGATCCTGGTCTACCACGGTTTCCGATCAGA is drawn from Bacteroidota bacterium and contains these coding sequences:
- a CDS encoding TolC family protein, yielding MIRFKSFSVMPILRYFLTGSLVILMAFQAGAQKKWNLEDCILYALDNNIQIKQSELTSASNKADLLQKKLDLLPTLNGNASSGWGWGRSPNPQTNIYTIENTNQQFFSVSSGITLFNGLQKYNAIKKAQLDLEASRYDSDKMRDDIALMIAGAYLQILFSNELVKTTADQVDITKQQIERTRKLVDAGTLARGDLLDIQSQGAREEVNFINAQNQLNLAYLDLLQILDLPASEPFEIDVPNIQIRVQPELMQPEQVFKYAVINLPEVRSAEYRLQSASKSLSITRGYRSPTLSMNGSWSTTVSDQIRDNFLDPNSGTMPFEDQIRNNENKSLSIGLSIPIFNGFQVSTGIQQSKMGVEFAEYDLQLVKNTVRKNVETAYTDAMASYKTYQANLKSLESFREAFKYMEQKFNVGLVNSLDYNTAKTQLTRAESDLLSAKYDYVFKTKILDFYMGKPITMEDFIVK